From Streptomyces yatensis, one genomic window encodes:
- a CDS encoding lipase maturation factor family protein yields MEWFTSSDYWLSRLVFQRGLAAVYLIAFLTAALQGRALLGERGLTPVPRFLERVPFRSSPSLFHLHYSDRFFVCCAWLGAALSAALLVGAADRAPLAVAMVAWLVLWLLYLSIVNVGQVWYGFGWESLLLESGFLAVFLGNEHTAPPVLVLWLLRWLLFRVEFGAGLIKIRGDRCWRDLTCLYYHHETQPMPGPLSWFFHHLPRPLHRAEVAANHVAQLIVPVLLFTPQPVASVAAGIVVVTQLWLVASGNFSWLNWLTILLALPAVDGRRAAEVLGLPGPPALAAPPVWYEVVVLAAAALVLVLSYWPARNLLSGRQLMNYSFNPLHLVNTYGAFGSISRSRQEVVIQGTGDAVLTPDTVWKDYEFRGKPGDVRRMPRQYAPYHLRLDWMMWFAGLSPAYAGSWFTPLIGKLLVNDPATVKLLRATPFPEAPPTHLRARLYLYRFTTPAERRATGAWWHRTLLSEFLPPVRLEDHGSSRT; encoded by the coding sequence ATGGAGTGGTTCACCTCATCCGACTACTGGCTGAGCCGACTGGTCTTTCAACGGGGGCTGGCCGCCGTCTATCTGATCGCCTTTCTGACGGCGGCCCTGCAGGGCCGGGCGCTGCTCGGCGAGCGGGGGCTGACCCCGGTGCCGCGATTCCTCGAACGGGTGCCGTTCCGGAGCTCGCCCAGCCTGTTCCATCTGCACTACTCCGACCGGTTCTTCGTCTGCTGCGCCTGGCTGGGGGCCGCGCTGTCGGCCGCGCTGCTGGTGGGGGCCGCGGACCGGGCGCCCCTGGCGGTCGCGATGGTGGCGTGGCTGGTGCTGTGGCTGCTGTATCTGTCGATCGTCAACGTGGGACAGGTGTGGTACGGCTTCGGCTGGGAGTCCCTGCTGCTGGAGTCGGGGTTCCTCGCCGTCTTCCTGGGCAATGAGCACACCGCGCCGCCCGTGCTCGTCCTGTGGCTGCTGCGCTGGCTGCTGTTCCGGGTGGAGTTCGGAGCCGGACTGATCAAGATCCGTGGGGACCGCTGCTGGCGGGACCTGACGTGCCTCTACTACCACCATGAGACCCAGCCGATGCCGGGGCCGCTGAGCTGGTTCTTCCACCATCTGCCGCGGCCGCTGCACCGGGCGGAGGTGGCGGCCAACCATGTGGCGCAGCTGATCGTGCCGGTGCTGCTGTTCACCCCGCAGCCGGTCGCGAGCGTGGCGGCGGGGATCGTCGTGGTCACCCAGCTGTGGCTGGTGGCCTCCGGGAACTTCTCCTGGCTCAACTGGCTGACGATCCTGCTGGCGCTCCCGGCGGTCGACGGGCGCCGCGCCGCCGAGGTGCTGGGGCTGCCCGGGCCGCCGGCCCTCGCCGCTCCCCCGGTCTGGTACGAGGTGGTGGTGCTGGCCGCGGCCGCGCTGGTGCTGGTGCTCAGCTACTGGCCGGCCCGCAATCTGCTGTCGGGCCGCCAGCTGATGAACTATTCGTTCAACCCGCTGCACCTGGTGAACACCTACGGGGCCTTCGGCAGCATCAGCCGCAGCCGGCAGGAGGTGGTGATCCAGGGCACCGGCGACGCGGTCCTCACCCCGGACACGGTCTGGAAGGACTACGAGTTCCGGGGCAAGCCGGGCGATGTGCGGCGGATGCCGCGCCAGTACGCCCCGTACCATCTGCGGCTGGACTGGATGATGTGGTTCGCGGGGCTCTCGCCCGCCTACGCCGGGTCCTGGTTCACTCCGCTGATCGGCAAGCTGCTGGTCAACGACCCGGCGACGGTGAAGCTGCTGCGCGCCACCCCGTTCCCCGAGGCGCCGCCCACCCATCTGCGCGCACGGCTGTATCTCTACCGCTTCACCACCCCGGCGGAACGGCGGGCCACCGGGGCCTGGTGGCATCGGACGCTGCTGAGCGAGTTTCTGCCGCCGGTCCGGCTGGAGGACCACGGCTCGTCACGGACGTGA
- a CDS encoding cation-translocating P-type ATPase produces MLPITVFTGFTGLVSAPSRGISGLRLRLADIADVLRDTGDRRSSRRVWARAGRAHVEVLGLTGHGEGHERLARAVEDALRRVAGVNWAGVNAALGQVLVDFDEDQLGPEDVLKVVERVEAAQGTDVDSFPAGRPQPPFASAPATLAATALAADCLGLVAATIRRVSMMPALSPALRVPLVMAEIQPRVRGLLESRLGRAQADTLIGVSNAVVHALTRGEAPLALDALQRVLQLAEIRGRQVVWQSREPELVTGGDGLPERSHPPAPRPAPLPHGPVETCIDRTSLASLSGAGGLLAWTRDPAQAAKALMATVPKAAAMGREAFAARLGDVLARDGVVPMDGTALRLLDRVSAVLIDARVLCAGRPRLMSVTTVGDLGEAEAWSAAQSVLDRRTLRELSDEGPWTRGLWRLERPHDIPAAIPASPLALTADLHGEDGRRQARVRIGCELDPLADAVVAAARSGARRLVLTGHASTDEIAPWADELLPLGTSLPDTVRRLQVEGHGVLVISGEDDEALGAADLGVAVTARGESRVCWSADLICRPGLLHAWRVLRALEDARSVSRRAARLSMGGSALGALIAAAGTRPAVAGLATSPVYSAAFLAVLGGIGAARRVERRPPPPPRVRGNWHALGARETLSVLCAFRENGTELPDASGASRGAGPGAPGALWSAGVRPVRKAAGTVVRAGAPGAMGAASARFAALYRNTASLVNAVREELHDPLTPVLALGAAASAAVGSGVDSFLVVSVMAGNAVISGAQRLRAERSLRGLLLSERMNGRLVDWAPAMPLADGVAADREVFFAGLTTAPVRTVAAEELRVGDIIALRPSDVVPADARLLVSDRLELDEAGLTGESGPVAKDPAATPGADLADRSCMVYEGCTVLAGTGYAVVVAAGPQTEAGRAAELAGRATAPIGIEGRLAALTKVALPATGLGGAAVTLLGLMRGVPVREALSTGVAIAVAAVPEGLPLVATVAQSAAARRLSHRGVLTRSARVLEALGRVDVVCFDKTGTLTEGRLAVARVAGYDHELPTGSALGRRLLRTAARACPEREGGRALAHATDQAVIDAAAAHCDRDDAWSPVSELPFEASRGFSASLGTESGRPHLAVKGAPEIVLARCAYALSPGAAGDTVPLTAERRHATERLLYSLASDGLRVLAVAEARPATSDTPTAEVAGIATELTLLGFIAIADTTRPGAAETVKRLTDAGVRVAMVTGDHPTTAVAIARELGIPDAEPVLTGAELDTLPEGERVERIARTTVFARVSPEHKVRIVQALRQAGQVVAMTGDGVNDAAAIRLADIGIGLSAHGSASARAAADLVLTDPDPTRILDALQEGRALWRSVRDAVAILVGGNAGEVAFTVLGAAVAGRAPLGTRQLLLVNLLTDMLPALAVALARSREQKSGEDPLVGGPASALFGSDLGRILAVRGSATALGAAAAWQCGRMTGRDRRASTMGLAALVGTQLGQTFMTDWHSPLVLVTSVASAATLFAIVETPVVSHFFGCTPLGPMAWSVVGTCSAAATLGAAVAPRLLFPRRPPLAV; encoded by the coding sequence TTGCTGCCCATCACTGTGTTCACGGGGTTCACGGGCCTCGTCTCCGCCCCGTCCCGTGGGATCAGCGGTCTGCGGCTGCGCCTCGCGGACATCGCCGACGTCCTGCGCGACACCGGCGACCGGCGCTCCAGCCGGAGGGTGTGGGCCCGGGCCGGCCGGGCCCATGTGGAGGTCCTCGGGCTCACCGGCCACGGGGAGGGGCATGAGCGGCTGGCCCGCGCGGTGGAGGACGCGCTGCGGCGGGTGGCGGGCGTCAACTGGGCCGGGGTGAACGCGGCGCTGGGCCAGGTGCTGGTCGACTTCGACGAGGACCAGCTCGGCCCCGAGGACGTACTGAAGGTGGTCGAGCGCGTCGAGGCGGCCCAGGGCACGGACGTGGACTCCTTTCCGGCGGGCCGTCCGCAGCCGCCGTTCGCCTCCGCGCCGGCGACGCTGGCCGCGACCGCGCTCGCCGCCGACTGCCTGGGCCTGGTGGCGGCCACGATCCGGCGGGTGTCGATGATGCCCGCGCTCTCCCCCGCACTGCGCGTCCCCCTGGTGATGGCGGAGATCCAGCCGCGGGTGCGCGGTCTGCTGGAGTCCCGGCTCGGCCGCGCCCAGGCCGACACCCTGATCGGCGTGTCGAACGCCGTGGTGCACGCCCTGACCAGGGGCGAGGCCCCGCTCGCCCTGGACGCGCTGCAGCGCGTGCTGCAACTCGCCGAGATCCGCGGCCGGCAGGTCGTATGGCAGAGCCGGGAGCCGGAGTTGGTGACCGGCGGCGACGGGCTCCCGGAGCGCTCGCACCCGCCCGCCCCCCGGCCCGCTCCCCTGCCGCACGGACCGGTGGAGACCTGTATCGACCGCACCTCCCTGGCCTCGCTGTCCGGTGCGGGCGGGCTGCTGGCGTGGACTCGCGACCCCGCGCAGGCCGCCAAGGCGCTGATGGCCACCGTGCCGAAGGCGGCCGCCATGGGGCGGGAGGCGTTCGCCGCCCGGCTGGGCGATGTGCTGGCGCGCGACGGTGTGGTGCCCATGGACGGCACCGCGCTGCGGCTGCTGGACCGCGTGTCGGCGGTGCTGATCGACGCGCGGGTGCTGTGCGCCGGCCGTCCGCGGTTGATGTCGGTCACCACCGTCGGCGACCTGGGCGAGGCCGAGGCGTGGAGCGCCGCGCAGTCCGTCCTGGACCGCCGCACGCTGCGGGAGCTGTCCGACGAGGGGCCCTGGACGCGCGGCCTCTGGCGGCTGGAGCGGCCCCACGACATCCCCGCGGCGATCCCGGCGAGCCCCTTGGCCCTGACCGCGGACCTGCACGGCGAGGACGGCCGGCGGCAGGCCCGGGTCCGGATCGGCTGTGAACTCGACCCGCTGGCCGACGCCGTGGTGGCGGCGGCCCGCTCCGGCGCGCGGCGTCTGGTGCTCACCGGACACGCCAGTACGGACGAGATCGCTCCCTGGGCCGACGAACTGCTCCCCCTCGGCACCTCGCTCCCCGACACCGTGCGCCGGCTCCAGGTCGAGGGCCACGGCGTGCTGGTGATCAGCGGCGAGGACGACGAGGCGCTCGGCGCGGCCGATCTCGGCGTCGCCGTCACGGCGCGCGGTGAGAGCCGGGTGTGCTGGTCGGCCGATCTGATCTGCCGCCCCGGGCTTCTTCACGCGTGGCGGGTGCTGCGGGCGCTGGAGGACGCGCGCTCGGTCAGCCGGCGCGCGGCGCGGCTGTCGATGGGCGGTTCCGCGCTCGGCGCGCTCATCGCCGCGGCGGGGACCCGGCCCGCGGTGGCCGGACTCGCCACCTCCCCGGTGTACAGCGCGGCGTTCCTGGCCGTGCTCGGCGGGATCGGCGCGGCGCGCCGGGTCGAGCGCCGCCCCCCGCCGCCGCCCCGTGTCCGCGGCAACTGGCATGCCCTGGGGGCGCGGGAGACCCTGAGCGTGCTGTGCGCGTTCCGGGAGAACGGGACGGAGCTGCCCGACGCTTCGGGCGCGTCACGCGGCGCGGGTCCCGGCGCGCCGGGGGCCCTGTGGTCCGCCGGGGTGCGTCCGGTGCGCAAGGCCGCCGGGACGGTCGTACGGGCCGGGGCGCCCGGTGCCATGGGGGCGGCCTCCGCCCGGTTCGCGGCGCTGTACCGGAACACCGCCTCGCTGGTGAACGCGGTGCGCGAGGAGCTGCACGATCCGCTCACCCCGGTGCTGGCGCTGGGCGCCGCGGCCTCGGCGGCGGTGGGATCCGGTGTGGACTCCTTCCTCGTCGTCAGCGTGATGGCGGGCAACGCGGTGATCAGCGGCGCACAGCGGCTGCGGGCCGAGCGCTCGCTGCGCGGCCTGCTGCTGAGCGAGCGGATGAACGGCCGGCTGGTCGACTGGGCGCCCGCGATGCCCCTGGCGGACGGGGTGGCGGCGGACCGCGAGGTGTTCTTCGCGGGGCTGACCACCGCCCCGGTGCGCACGGTGGCCGCCGAGGAGCTGCGAGTCGGGGACATCATCGCGCTGCGGCCCTCGGACGTCGTACCGGCCGACGCCCGGCTGCTGGTCAGCGACCGGCTGGAGCTGGACGAGGCCGGACTCACCGGCGAGTCCGGCCCGGTGGCCAAGGACCCGGCCGCCACTCCGGGCGCCGACCTCGCGGACCGGTCCTGCATGGTCTACGAGGGCTGCACGGTGCTCGCCGGAACCGGATACGCCGTGGTCGTGGCCGCCGGACCGCAGACCGAGGCCGGGCGCGCCGCCGAACTGGCCGGACGCGCCACCGCGCCCATCGGGATCGAGGGCCGGCTGGCCGCGCTCACCAAGGTCGCGCTGCCCGCCACCGGCCTCGGCGGCGCCGCCGTCACCCTGCTGGGGCTGATGCGCGGGGTGCCGGTGCGCGAGGCGCTGTCCACCGGCGTGGCCATCGCGGTGGCCGCCGTGCCCGAGGGGCTGCCGCTGGTGGCCACGGTCGCGCAGTCCGCCGCGGCGCGCCGGCTCTCGCACCGCGGGGTGCTGACCCGCTCGGCGCGGGTGTTGGAGGCCCTGGGCCGGGTCGACGTCGTCTGCTTCGACAAGACCGGCACCCTGACCGAGGGCCGGCTGGCCGTGGCCCGGGTCGCCGGGTACGACCACGAGCTGCCGACCGGCAGTGCGCTGGGCAGGCGGCTGCTGCGTACGGCGGCCCGGGCCTGCCCCGAGCGCGAGGGCGGGCGGGCGCTGGCGCACGCCACCGACCAGGCCGTCATCGACGCGGCGGCCGCGCACTGCGACCGGGACGACGCCTGGTCTCCGGTCTCCGAGCTGCCCTTCGAGGCCAGCCGGGGATTCTCGGCGTCGCTGGGCACGGAGTCCGGGCGCCCGCATCTGGCGGTCAAGGGGGCACCGGAGATCGTGCTGGCCCGGTGTGCGTACGCCCTGAGTCCGGGGGCGGCGGGCGACACCGTGCCGCTGACCGCCGAGCGGCGGCACGCCACGGAGCGCCTGCTGTACTCGCTGGCCTCCGACGGGCTGCGGGTGCTGGCGGTGGCCGAGGCCCGGCCCGCCACGTCCGACACGCCGACGGCGGAGGTGGCCGGAATCGCCACGGAGCTCACGCTGCTGGGCTTCATCGCCATCGCCGACACCACACGGCCGGGTGCCGCCGAGACCGTCAAGCGGCTGACCGACGCCGGGGTGCGCGTCGCCATGGTCACCGGCGACCATCCGACCACGGCGGTCGCCATCGCCCGGGAGCTGGGCATCCCGGACGCCGAGCCGGTGCTCACCGGCGCGGAGCTGGACACCCTGCCCGAAGGCGAGCGGGTCGAGCGGATCGCCCGTACCACCGTCTTCGCCCGGGTCTCCCCCGAGCACAAGGTCCGTATCGTCCAGGCGCTGCGGCAGGCCGGGCAGGTGGTGGCCATGACCGGGGACGGGGTGAACGACGCGGCCGCCATCCGCCTCGCGGACATCGGCATCGGGCTGTCGGCCCATGGCTCCGCCTCGGCCCGCGCCGCCGCCGACCTGGTGCTCACCGACCCGGACCCGACCCGGATCCTCGACGCGCTGCAGGAGGGCAGGGCGCTGTGGCGCAGTGTGCGCGACGCGGTGGCGATCCTGGTCGGCGGGAACGCGGGGGAGGTCGCCTTCACCGTCCTGGGCGCGGCGGTGGCCGGGCGGGCGCCGCTGGGCACCCGTCAGCTGCTGCTGGTGAATCTGCTCACCGACATGCTGCCCGCCCTGGCGGTGGCCCTGGCCCGGTCCCGGGAACAGAAGTCCGGTGAGGACCCGCTGGTCGGCGGCCCGGCGTCCGCGCTGTTCGGCTCCGATCTGGGGCGCATCCTCGCGGTGCGCGGCAGTGCCACCGCGCTGGGCGCCGCCGCGGCCTGGCAGTGCGGGCGGATGACGGGCCGGGACCGGCGGGCGAGCACCATGGGGCTCGCGGCGCTGGTCGGCACCCAGCTGGGCCAGACGTTCATGACGGACTGGCACAGTCCCCTGGTGCTGGTCACCAGCGTCGCCTCGGCGGCCACGCTGTTCGCCATCGTGGAGACCCCGGTGGTCAGCCACTTCTTCGGCTGTACGCCCCTGGGCCCGATGGCCTGGTCGGTCGTCGGCACGTGCTCGGCCGCCGCCACTTTGGGCGCGGCCGTCGCGCCACGGCTGCTCTTCCCCCGGCGGCCGCCGCTCGCGGTCTGA
- a CDS encoding cation diffusion facilitator family transporter → MGAHAHGPDEGRGGAGHGGHAHGVAENADRRWLSLALALISGFMAVEVVVGIIARSVALLSDAAHMLTDAASIVLALIAIRLSARPARGGYTYGLKRSEILSAQANGLSLLLLGAYLGYESVGRLIDPPEVTGGLVLITALAGVAVNLAAAWCMSRANRSSLNVEGAFQHVLNDLYAFIATAVAGLVVVTTGFARADAIAGLLVVVLMIKAGVELLRASGRVLLEAAPAGVEPDEVGGRLVAHGQVAEVHDLHVWQITSGEVSLSAHVLVAAGGDCHAVREDLEAVLSGEYGITHTTLQVDHLEDPAARGGEDGEHCPTAHGPVHRAASYGH, encoded by the coding sequence GTGGGAGCTCATGCGCACGGACCCGACGAGGGGCGCGGCGGAGCTGGGCACGGCGGCCACGCCCACGGGGTGGCGGAGAACGCCGACCGCCGGTGGCTGTCCCTCGCCCTCGCGCTGATCAGCGGCTTCATGGCGGTCGAGGTCGTCGTCGGGATCATCGCCCGCTCCGTGGCGCTGCTGTCCGACGCGGCCCATATGCTCACCGACGCCGCCTCCATCGTGCTCGCGCTCATCGCGATCCGGCTCTCGGCGCGCCCCGCACGCGGCGGATACACCTATGGGCTCAAGCGGTCGGAAATCCTTTCCGCCCAGGCCAATGGCCTTTCCCTGCTGCTGCTCGGCGCCTATCTCGGCTATGAGAGTGTGGGGCGGCTGATCGATCCGCCCGAGGTGACCGGCGGTCTGGTGCTGATCACCGCGCTGGCCGGGGTGGCGGTGAATCTCGCGGCCGCCTGGTGCATGTCCAGGGCGAACCGCTCCTCGCTCAATGTCGAGGGCGCCTTCCAGCATGTGCTCAATGATCTCTACGCCTTCATCGCCACCGCCGTCGCCGGGCTGGTGGTGGTGACCACGGGTTTCGCCCGCGCCGACGCGATCGCCGGTCTGCTGGTGGTCGTCCTCATGATCAAGGCGGGTGTGGAGCTGCTGCGCGCCTCCGGCCGGGTGCTGCTGGAGGCCGCCCCGGCCGGGGTCGAACCCGATGAGGTGGGCGGCCGTCTCGTCGCCCATGGACAGGTGGCGGAGGTGCACGATCTGCATGTCTGGCAGATCACCTCGGGCGAGGTCTCGCTCTCCGCGCATGTCCTGGTCGCGGCGGGCGGCGACTGCCATGCGGTCCGGGAGGACCTGGAGGCGGTGCTGAGCGGTGAGTACGGGATCACCCACACCACGCTTCAGGTCGACCATCTGGAGGACCCCGCCGCGCGGGGAGGCGAGGACGGGGAGCACTGCCCGACCGCCCACGGCCCGGTGCACCGGGCGGCGTCGTACGGCCACTGA
- the cobN gene encoding cobaltochelatase subunit CobN, protein MILLLSTSDTDLLSARAATGPVPYRLANPARLALDDLPGLLDGVELVVVRLLGGIRAWQEGLDTLLAGDLPVVVLTGEQAPDAQLMEASTVPVGIAAEAHAYLAHGGPANLDQLARFLSDTVLLTGHGFEPPAPAPTWGPLERTDRAAGSADVTGPTIAVLYYRAHHMSGNTAFVEALCRAVEDAGGRPLPLFVASLRAPEPELIEALGAADAIVTTVLAAGGTRPAEASAGGDDEAWDAGALAALDVPVLQALCLTSSRAAWEENDEGLSPLDAATQVAVPEFDGRLITVPFSFKEVDEDGLPVYAADAERAARVAGIAVRHARLRHIPAADKRLALVLSAYPTKHSRIGNAVGLDTPASAVALLRRLRADGYDLGPEDGPDALPGLVSGDGDDLIRALIEAGGHDQEWLTEEQLARNPVRVPAADYRRWYATLPRELRDAVEEHWGPPPGQMFVDTSRDPEGEIVLAALRRGNLLVVIQPPRGFGENPIAIYHDPDLPPSHHYLAAYRWMATPRADGGFGADAMVHLGKHGNLEWLPGKNAGLSAACGPDAALGDLPLVYPFLVNDPGEGTQAKRRVHATLVDHLVPPMARADSYGDIARLEQLLDEYAAISAMDPAKLPAIRAQIWTLIQAARLDHDLGLEDRPDDDGFDDFLLHVDGWLCEVKDAQIRDGLHVLGTAPAGPARVNLVLAILRARQIWGGTSALPGLREALGLDESAATRTGADEAEERARGLVQAMEDAEWAPEAVEKAVLTLPEEQRPAVSAILDFAAREVVPRLAATTDEIDHAVHALAGGFVPAGPSGSPLRGLVNVLPTGRNFYSVDPKAVPSRLAWETGQALADSLLERYRADNDGQWPKSVGLSLWGTSAMRTSGDDVAEALALLGVRPVWDDASRRVTGLEPVPLDQLGRPRVDVTLRISGFFRDAFPHVVGLLDDAVRLAASLEESDEDNYIRAHTRADLAAHGDERRATTRIFGSRPGTYGAGLLQLIDSRDWRTDADLAEVYTVWGGYAYGRGLEGRPARAEMESAYRRIAVAAKNTDTREHDIADSDDYFQYHGGMVATVRALKGTAPAAYIGDSTRPETVRTRTLHEETSRVFRARVVNPRWIEAMRRHGYKGAFELAATVDYLFGYDATTGVVADWMYDKLAQTYLLDPENRAFLEEANPWALHGMAERLLEAESRGLWDEPDPEVLERVRELYLETEGGLEGGDE, encoded by the coding sequence ATGATTCTGCTGCTGTCGACGTCCGACACCGACCTGCTGAGCGCCCGTGCCGCCACGGGCCCGGTGCCGTACCGCCTCGCCAACCCGGCCCGCCTCGCTCTCGATGACCTCCCCGGCCTCCTCGACGGCGTCGAACTCGTCGTCGTACGGCTCCTCGGCGGCATCCGCGCCTGGCAGGAGGGGCTCGACACGCTGCTCGCGGGCGACCTGCCCGTGGTCGTCCTCACCGGTGAACAGGCGCCCGACGCCCAGCTCATGGAGGCGTCCACGGTTCCGGTCGGCATCGCCGCCGAGGCCCACGCCTACCTCGCCCACGGCGGGCCCGCCAACCTCGACCAGCTCGCCCGGTTCCTCTCCGACACCGTGCTGCTCACCGGCCATGGCTTCGAACCGCCCGCGCCCGCGCCCACCTGGGGTCCGCTGGAGCGCACCGACCGCGCCGCCGGCTCGGCCGACGTCACCGGCCCGACCATCGCGGTGCTCTACTACCGCGCCCACCACATGAGCGGCAACACCGCCTTCGTGGAGGCCCTGTGCCGGGCCGTGGAGGACGCCGGTGGCCGCCCGCTGCCGCTGTTCGTCGCCTCGCTGCGGGCCCCCGAGCCCGAGTTGATCGAGGCCCTCGGCGCGGCCGACGCGATCGTCACCACCGTCCTCGCGGCCGGCGGCACCCGCCCCGCCGAGGCGTCCGCGGGCGGCGACGACGAGGCGTGGGACGCGGGCGCGCTCGCCGCGCTCGACGTGCCCGTCCTGCAGGCGCTGTGCCTGACCTCGTCGCGCGCCGCGTGGGAGGAGAACGACGAGGGGCTCTCCCCGCTGGACGCCGCGACCCAGGTCGCCGTCCCCGAGTTCGACGGACGGCTGATCACCGTGCCGTTCTCGTTCAAGGAGGTCGACGAGGACGGCCTGCCGGTCTACGCCGCCGATGCCGAACGCGCCGCGCGGGTCGCCGGAATCGCGGTACGACACGCCCGGCTCCGCCATATCCCCGCCGCCGACAAGCGCCTGGCGCTCGTCCTCTCCGCCTACCCCACCAAGCACTCCCGGATCGGCAACGCCGTCGGCCTCGACACGCCCGCGAGCGCCGTCGCCCTGCTGCGCCGGCTGCGCGCCGATGGTTACGACCTGGGCCCCGAGGACGGGCCCGACGCGCTCCCGGGCCTGGTCTCCGGCGACGGCGACGACCTGATCCGCGCCCTCATCGAGGCGGGCGGCCACGACCAGGAGTGGCTCACCGAGGAGCAGCTCGCCCGCAACCCCGTGCGCGTCCCGGCCGCCGACTACCGCCGCTGGTACGCCACGCTGCCGCGGGAGCTGCGGGACGCGGTCGAGGAGCACTGGGGCCCGCCGCCCGGCCAGATGTTCGTCGACACCAGCCGCGACCCGGAGGGCGAGATCGTGCTGGCCGCGCTGCGCCGCGGCAACCTCCTGGTGGTCATCCAGCCCCCGCGCGGCTTCGGCGAGAACCCCATCGCCATCTACCACGACCCCGATCTGCCGCCCTCGCACCACTACCTGGCCGCCTACCGCTGGATGGCCACCCCCCGCGCCGACGGCGGCTTCGGCGCCGACGCCATGGTCCACCTGGGCAAACACGGCAACCTGGAGTGGCTGCCGGGCAAGAACGCCGGACTGTCCGCCGCCTGCGGCCCCGACGCCGCGCTCGGCGATCTGCCGCTCGTCTACCCCTTCCTGGTCAACGACCCGGGCGAGGGCACCCAGGCCAAGCGCCGCGTCCACGCCACCCTCGTCGACCACCTCGTCCCGCCGATGGCCCGCGCCGACTCCTACGGCGACATCGCGCGGCTGGAGCAGCTCCTCGACGAGTACGCCGCCATCTCCGCGATGGACCCGGCCAAGCTCCCCGCCATCCGCGCCCAGATCTGGACCCTCATCCAGGCCGCCCGGCTCGACCACGACCTGGGCCTGGAGGACCGGCCGGACGACGACGGCTTCGACGACTTCCTGCTGCACGTCGACGGCTGGCTGTGCGAGGTCAAGGACGCCCAGATCCGCGACGGACTGCATGTCCTGGGCACGGCCCCGGCCGGGCCCGCGCGCGTCAACCTGGTGCTGGCCATCCTCCGCGCCCGCCAGATCTGGGGCGGTACGTCCGCACTCCCCGGCCTGCGCGAGGCGCTCGGCCTCGACGAGTCGGCCGCCACCCGCACCGGCGCCGACGAGGCCGAGGAGCGGGCCCGCGGACTGGTCCAGGCGATGGAGGACGCCGAATGGGCCCCGGAGGCCGTCGAGAAGGCCGTCCTCACCCTGCCCGAGGAGCAGCGCCCCGCCGTCTCCGCGATTCTCGACTTCGCCGCCCGCGAGGTCGTCCCCCGGCTGGCGGCCACGACGGACGAGATCGACCACGCCGTCCACGCCCTCGCCGGCGGGTTCGTCCCCGCGGGGCCCTCCGGCTCGCCCTTGCGCGGACTGGTCAACGTCCTGCCGACCGGCCGCAACTTCTACTCCGTCGACCCCAAGGCCGTGCCCAGCAGGCTGGCCTGGGAGACCGGCCAGGCTCTCGCCGATTCGCTCCTGGAGCGCTACCGCGCCGACAACGACGGCCAGTGGCCGAAGTCCGTCGGCCTCTCGCTGTGGGGCACGAGCGCGATGCGCACCTCCGGCGACGATGTGGCCGAGGCGCTGGCGCTGCTGGGTGTCCGGCCGGTGTGGGACGACGCCTCGCGCCGGGTGACGGGCCTGGAACCCGTGCCGCTCGACCAGCTGGGCCGCCCGCGCGTCGACGTCACCCTGCGCATCAGCGGCTTCTTCCGGGACGCCTTCCCCCACGTCGTCGGGCTGCTGGACGACGCCGTCCGGCTCGCCGCCTCCCTGGAGGAGAGCGACGAGGACAACTACATCCGGGCGCACACCCGAGCCGACCTCGCCGCACACGGTGACGAGCGCCGCGCCACCACCCGGATCTTCGGCTCCCGCCCCGGCACCTACGGCGCCGGGCTGCTCCAGCTCATCGACAGCCGCGACTGGCGCACCGACGCCGACCTCGCCGAGGTCTACACGGTCTGGGGCGGCTACGCCTACGGGCGCGGTCTGGAGGGGCGGCCGGCGCGGGCCGAGATGGAGAGCGCCTACCGCCGGATCGCGGTCGCGGCCAAGAACACCGACACCCGCGAGCACGACATCGCCGACTCCGACGACTACTTCCAGTACCACGGCGGCATGGTGGCCACCGTGCGCGCGCTCAAGGGCACCGCACCCGCCGCGTACATCGGCGACTCCACCCGCCCCGAGACGGTCCGCACCCGCACCCTCCACGAGGAGACCTCACGGGTCTTCCGCGCCCGGGTGGTCAACCCGCGCTGGATCGAGGCGATGCGCCGCCACGGCTACAAGGGCGCCTTCGAGCTCGCCGCGACGGTCGACTACCTCTTCGGCTACGACGCGACCACGGGCGTGGTCGCCGACTGGATGTACGACAAGCTCGCCCAGACCTATCTGCTCGACCCGGAGAACCGCGCCTTCCTGGAGGAGGCCAACCCCTGGGCGCTGCACGGCATGGCCGAGCGGCTGCTGGAGGCCGAGAGCCGCGGGCTGTGGGACGAGCCCGACCCGGAGGTGCTGGAGCGGGTGCGGGAGCTGTATCTGGAGACGGAGGGCGGCCTGGAGGGCGGGGACGAGTAG